A single window of Oreochromis aureus strain Israel breed Guangdong linkage group 5, ZZ_aureus, whole genome shotgun sequence DNA harbors:
- the inka1b gene encoding PAK4-inhibitor inka2, with amino-acid sequence MLCLGDSSDCLRDHMQYMRRSLQDLKQISRPRPLSEPCVQSFAVTRLYKQRAQQERLTRLRASDASEASTYDSACCLASPLEEEEEQQEHERLKQGSPGSEKSVDFDSGYSEASWPDEGVVLRRTRNIRVSSSACLRTNRGPSGRVRPKSTSDACLERWTSFEASEQQDWTTLLLSRSRNRQPLVLGDNSFADLIKNWMDLPELPEPAEQKPNAGRRLAKDILVNMRRKLAGVSKGVEMRQRPGDSTKGCRAAEASKRMSCPVGLQGLKPFFHQSHTGLHTLDTDFYQFTALMKTGSRQPIICNDIIGYI; translated from the exons ATg CTGTGTTTAGGAGATTCTTCTGACTGCCTCCGGGACCACATGCAGTACATGCGGAGATCCCTGCAGGACTTGAAGCAGATAAGCAGGCCGAGGCCACTTAGCGAACCATGTGTTCAGTCTTTCGCTGTCACTCGGCTCTACAAACAGAGGGCACAGCAAGAGCGACTCACTCGACTGCGTGCTTCTGATGCCAGTGAAGCCAGCACCTATGACTCTGCCTGCTGCCTGGCCAGCCCactggaagaggaggaagagcaacAGGAGCACGAAAGGCTGAAACAGGGCTCTCCCGGCAGTGAGAAGAGTGTGGACTTTGACTCAGGTTACTCTGAAGCTTCTTGGCCTGATGAAGGCGTGGTGCTGAGGAGGACCAGAAACATACGAGTGTCTTCTTCTGCCTGTCTCCGCACAAACAGAGGACCTTCTGGTCGTGTCCGACCCAAATCAACATCAGACGCCTGTCTGGAGCGCTGGACATCATTCGAGGCCAGTGAGCAACAGGACTGGACGACGTTGCTGCTGAGTCGCAGCAGGAACAGACAGCCCTTGGTTCTGGGTGACAACAGTTTTGCTGACCTAATAAAGAATTGGATGGACCTACCGGAGCTCCCTGAGCCAGCAGAACAAAAACCCAATGCAGGCCGACGCCTTGCCAAAGACATTCTGGTTAACATGCGCCGAAAACttgcaggggtgtccaaaggTGTGGAGATGAGGCAGAGGCCAGGAGACTCCACCAAGGGCTGCAGGGCTGCAGAGGCTTCTAAACGAATGTCCTGTCCCGTGGGACTCCAAGGACTCAAACCTTTctttcaccagtcccacacagGTCTACATACACTGGACACTGATTTTTACCAGTTCACCGCTCTCATGAAGACAGGGAGCCGGCAACCCATCATATGCAATGACATCATTGGCTACATCTGA